The segment CCGGCGTAAGCCAGCCAAGGCCTCACTCTCCTGTATTCACCTAAGATAAGCCGACAAGCTTACCACCGGTCGGTCATCCTTACCGGCTTAATGGCCCCGTCAGCGAATTCCAGTCTGTCGATGCATAACATGCGGTTGCCCGGCTCCGGGTCGCCGATGAGTCTGCGGTGATAGACGATCAGCCATTCATCGCGTTCCGGCAGATGCAAATATCCGTGATGTCCGGGGCCTTCCGCCACGGGCTCCTGCCGCTCCAGTATGGTCCCCAGGTTCGCGAACGGTCCCAGCGGGTTGTCGCTTACGCCGTAAGCGACCCGGTAGGTCCCGTTGGTCCACCCGCCCATCGACCACATCAGGTAATACAGGCCGTCTTTCTTGATCATACACGGCCCCTCCACATAACCCGGCGGGGTGACGGAACGGATGACCTCTCCGTCCGGGAACGGAACAAACCCCGTCATCTCCTCATTCATCCGGGCCACGTTGCAATGTCCCCAGCCCCCGTAGTACAGGTAGATTGCACCGTCCTCATCCTTGAACAGATGAGCGTCGATCGGCTGGGCGCCGTGAATGAACCCGCCGATCAGCGGGCGGTGGAGATACCCCCGGTAGGGGCCTTCGGGAGCATCCGCAACAGCAATCTCCAGCCCGCCGGCTTCGCCGTCCTTCTGGATATCGTTGGAGGCAAAGACCAGATAATGCCGGCCGCCCTGCTCAATCTGGGTCGGAGCCCATACCGCTCTCCAGATCCAGGGGAAATCATCCATTTCGATGATCCCCTCGTGGGTCGTCCAATGAACCAGATCCGTAGAACTGAAGACCTCCAGGTTCATCTGCCGGGTATATTCCGTAAAAGATCTGGTGGCATACACATAATGCCTGCCCTCATAGGTTCTTGCTTCAGGGTCTGCATACCAGCCTGGCACAATCGGGTTCGTGATTCCCCGCAAGCGAACCTCACTCCTTTCTACGCAGAAGCTTATCAATAGCTGTACAGGCTACTTCCTTCCAATTCCCGGACCCAGACCTGCATGAATCCGGGCTCCCTGTTATCCCAGGCATAGTATGGGATGAACCGGAGCGGCCTGCCGTCTTCATCCCGGCTCAGCAGCACCGTTACCCCGCCCAGCAGCTCCGGCAGGTGCTCCACCCGGAACTTCGCCCCGGACGGAATGGAGTATCCATCATACGATAATCCGGGATGGTCCGTCTGCTCCAGACAATATACAACGGGTCCCCGCTGCACGGCAACCCGTCCGCTGTCCGCCTCCACCTCCGGCCGGGCCCGCACCTTATTTACGGGCATATCCAGCTCAAGCACAACCTTATCTCCCGGAGACCAGTTCCGGTCCAGCACCAGATACCCCTGATCCGTCAGGGCTCCCGGCCCGCCGGTACCGGCGCCTCCCGCCTCCACCCGGTATCCGCTGCACCACTCCGGCACCCGCAGCCGGATACTGAATTCTGCGCTTACAGCAGGGTTCACCTCAAGCTCTATCCGGCCATCCCAGGGATACCGGGTGCTTAGCTTCAGCCTGACGTCCAGCCCGCCGGCAAGCCTAAGCTCCGCTTCGCTGTTCATATATTGATTCACCGCAAGGCCGTCCTCTGTAACAGCATAGGCGTATTGGCCCAGGGAAGGCAGAAAGCGGGCCAAATTGGTCGGACAGCAGGAGGTTTCAAACCAGGGCACACGATGATGCCCGCCCTGTGAAGCCAGCGGATTCTCATAAAAATACTGATCCCCGGACAGGGAGATCCCCGACAAAGCGCCGTTATACATCTCACGTTCTACCACATCGGCATATTTGCCGTCCCCGAACGTCAGGTTCATCCGGTGATTCCAGAACACCATGGCAATGGCGGCGCAGGTCTCGCAATAGGCGGTCTCATTGGGCAGGTCATAATCGGAAGTGAAGCCTTCATTATGTCTGGACGGCCCAATGCCGCCCGTTACATACATGTTCCGCTCCACAGTATGTGTCCAGACCCGGTGCAGAGCCTCCGCATAAGCGGAATCGCCGGAAGCATGGACAATATCCGCCATTGCCGTATACAGATATACCGCCCGGACGGCATGGCCGGTGACCTGCTTAATGTCGCGGACGGGAACATCGTCCTGGCAATACGGCGGTCCCCACTCCGGGTTGTCCCAGATCGCGCCCTTGCCGTGACCATGGCCGCGCTCCTCCAGCAGCCACAAGGCCAGCTTCCAGTAGCGCTTCATCCCTGTGGCGCGGTACAGCTTCACCAG is part of the Paenibacillus sp. FSL M7-0420 genome and harbors:
- a CDS encoding glycoside hydrolase family 43 protein translates to MRGITNPIVPGWYADPEARTYEGRHYVYATRSFTEYTRQMNLEVFSSTDLVHWTTHEGIIEMDDFPWIWRAVWAPTQIEQGGRHYLVFASNDIQKDGEAGGLEIAVADAPEGPYRGYLHRPLIGGFIHGAQPIDAHLFKDEDGAIYLYYGGWGHCNVARMNEEMTGFVPFPDGEVIRSVTPPGYVEGPCMIKKDGLYYLMWSMGGWTNGTYRVAYGVSDNPLGPFANLGTILERQEPVAEGPGHHGYLHLPERDEWLIVYHRRLIGDPEPGNRMLCIDRLEFADGAIKPVRMTDRW
- a CDS encoding glycoside hydrolase family 127 protein; the protein is MAEQQVRIHAWQGVSFTGVNIDDQFWLPRLKVLRQTTLPDCLSKCEETGRINNFAKAGGLLEGHYEGKYYNDSDVYKVLEGMAYVLMSERDAALEAEADRIIGLISAAQEADGYLCAYFTLENPEGKWTDMEKHEMYNGGHLIEAAVAYYEATGKRELLEVACRLADHVDGVFGPGKRHWVEGHEEIELALVKLYRATGMKRYWKLALWLLEERGHGHGKGAIWDNPEWGPPYCQDDVPVRDIKQVTGHAVRAVYLYTAMADIVHASGDSAYAEALHRVWTHTVERNMYVTGGIGPSRHNEGFTSDYDLPNETAYCETCAAIAMVFWNHRMNLTFGDGKYADVVEREMYNGALSGISLSGDQYFYENPLASQGGHHRVPWFETSCCPTNLARFLPSLGQYAYAVTEDGLAVNQYMNSEAELRLAGGLDVRLKLSTRYPWDGRIELEVNPAVSAEFSIRLRVPEWCSGYRVEAGGAGTGGPGALTDQGYLVLDRNWSPGDKVVLELDMPVNKVRARPEVEADSGRVAVQRGPVVYCLEQTDHPGLSYDGYSIPSGAKFRVEHLPELLGGVTVLLSRDEDGRPLRFIPYYAWDNREPGFMQVWVRELEGSSLYSY